From the genome of Clarias gariepinus isolate MV-2021 ecotype Netherlands chromosome 28, CGAR_prim_01v2, whole genome shotgun sequence, one region includes:
- the tmem200b gene encoding uncharacterized protein tmem200b, with the protein MRSHKAQTQASASSCCRRLPCFNLSSRKKKAGVVQGKVRIRSMPGAFLMLGMIVVIVGTTLAVVGYWPYRVQRSAGGSVSKNLSQGSNWGLGAKGLFSTASLIHTDRMKLLGPVIMGVGLFILICANTVLYENRDKETQILLSEMQSVMRTMSTVPSADFTHVNSLIRHYPWLGSLPAAHLNFLCLKGLASSDPLLQARTTKEETVSLQREVMHTEVLHHQQSLFVSSIRLSDSYNAIKDEISISLDVENGEVSGHQTQPESHCDLTSSFMSIPEGEDWELSTVPPRRSCSMSYRTNSHLFPKPLVHLEERAGQNTRCLEQLCVSEVCVNQPRMSTNTLYLDFTPIQCQKHHSWP; encoded by the coding sequence ATGAGATCCCACAAGGCCCAAACCCAGGCTTCAGCCTCGTCATGCTGTCGGCGCTTGCCATGCTTCAATCTGAGCTCCAGGAAGAAAAAAGCAGGGGTAGTCCAGGGTAAAGTGCGCATCCGCTCCATGCCTGGGGCATTCCTCATGCTGGGAATGATAGTAGTGATTGTTGGAACAACCCTGGCAGTGGTGGGGTATTGGCCATACCGTGTGCAACGATCAGCAGGAGGTTCAGTGAGTAAGAACCTATCTCAAGGATCTAACTGGGGCCTTGGAGCCAAAGGTTTGTTCTCAACAGCGAGTCTGATTCACACAGACAGGATGAAACTACTAGGTCCTGTTATTATGGGAGTGGGACTATTTATTCTCATCTGCGCTAACACAGTACTATACGAGAATCGAGACAAAGAGACTCAAATTCTGCTGTCTGAGATGCAGAGTGTGATGCGTACCATGTCTACTGTGCCCTCAGCAGACTTCACCCATGTGAACTCACTCATCCGGCACTACCCGTGGCTCGGCAGCCTGCCTGCAGCCCACTTGAACTTCTTGTGCCTTAAAGGACTGGCCTCGTCTGATCCATTGCTTCAGGCCAGGACCACAAAAGAAGAGACTGTTTCACTTCAGAGAGAGGTGATGCACACTGAGGTCCTCCATCATCAACAGTCTTTATTCGTCTCCTCTATTCGTTTATCAGATTCCTACAACGCCATCAAAGATGAAATCAGCATTTCCCTGGACGTAGAAAATGGAGAAGTCTCTGGCCACCAGACCCAACCAGAGAGTCACTGTGACCTGACTTCATCTTTTATGTCTATCCCAGAGGGAGAGGACTGGGAGTTAAGCACTGTCCCTCCGAGGCGTTCCTGTAGTATGAGTTATAGAACTAATTCACACTTGTTCCCCAAGCCCTTGGTTCATTTGGAGGAAAGGGCAGGGCAGAACACAAGGTGCcttgaacagttatgtgtgtcGGAGGTATGTGTCAATCAGCCAAGGATGAGCACAAATACTCTGTACTTGGACTTTACACCTATACAGTGTCAGAAGCATCACAGTTGGCCTTGA